The segment CGCGCTGCACGGCGCGCTCCACGCGCTGGCCGTTCGCATCGACGATCCAGTAGCGATGCAGCTGGACGTCGGCGACGTCGCCGTTCTCCAGATAGGCGATCCGGTCCGTGATGCCGGCCAGCGCGATCGCGTCGGACGCGAGGAAATTCTCGCCGTCGCCGGCGCCGACCACGAGCGGCATGCCGTTGCGCGCGCCGACGATGCGGTGCGGCTCGTCGCGGCACATCACCGCGATCGCGTAGCTGCCGCGCAGGCGCGTGACCGCGCGCCGGACCGCATCGAACAGGTCGCCGTCGTACAGGTGATCGATCAGGTGCGCGATCGCCTCGCTGTCGGTCTGGCTCGCGAACACGTAGCCGTGCGCTTCGAGCTCCGCGCGCAGCGCGTCGCAGTTCTCGATGATGCCGTTGTGCGACAGCGCGATGCGCGCGTCGTCGTCGCCCGGCGAGAAATGCGGATGCGCGTTGAGCGTGACCGGCGCGCCGTGGGTCGCCCAGCGCGTGTGCGCAATGCCGGTGTAGCCGGACAGCGCGCGCTCGGCAATCTCGCGCCGCAGGTTGGCGACGCGGTCGACGCTGCGCGCCCGCGCGAGCGCCCGGTCGCGGTACACGACGACGCCGCACGAGTCGTAGCCGCGGTATTCGAGCCGCTTCAGGCCATCGACGAGATTCGGCAGGATGTCCCGCTGGGCCACCGCCCCGACGATTCCACACATATCGCGCTCCGTAGAAGGTGCTGTTTCGATCAATGACAGCGATGGTAGAGGCGATGAAATGGAATTAAATTTCAAAAATATGGTAATGGTGAAACGAGAGGATCGTCGCGTATCATGCTGAAATTAAATTTCAGCCTGAAAGAACGGGAGGCCCCTTGGCCAGCGTGACCCTCGACGATCTCGATCTCCGCATCCTCGCGATCCTGCAGGACGATGCGTCGGTGTCGAACCTGGAGCTGGCCGAGCGCGCGCTGTCGTCGCCGCCGACCTGCCTGCGCCGGGTGCGCCGGCTGCGGGACGCGGGGGTGATCCGGCGCCAGATCGCGATCCTCGATCAGCAGATGATCGGCTCGGCGGTCACCGCGATCATCGAGATCAGCCTCGACCGGCAGACGGCGGAGGACTACGACGCGTTCGAGCAATACGTGTGCGCGGAACCGGCGGTCACGCAGTGCTACCGCGTGTCGCCGGGGCCGGATTTCGTCGTGATCGCCGATCTCGCGGACGTCGCCGACTACGACGCGTTCGCGAGACGGCTGTTTACCGAGGCGTCGAACGTGCGCAACGTGCGGACGTTCTTCTCGACGCATCGCGCGAAGTTCGAGGCGAATGCGCCGGTCGCGCATGCGCTGCGCCGGCGGGCGTGACGCTCGCCGCCGACGCATGCGTCGGGATCACGCGGCGCGCGCGTCGTCCGTCGCGCCGTGCAACTGCAGCGGCTTGCCGACCCCGAAGCAAT is part of the Burkholderia ubonensis subsp. mesacidophila genome and harbors:
- a CDS encoding Lrp/AsnC family transcriptional regulator → MASVTLDDLDLRILAILQDDASVSNLELAERALSSPPTCLRRVRRLRDAGVIRRQIAILDQQMIGSAVTAIIEISLDRQTAEDYDAFEQYVCAEPAVTQCYRVSPGPDFVVIADLADVADYDAFARRLFTEASNVRNVRTFFSTHRAKFEANAPVAHALRRRA